One Arvicanthis niloticus isolate mArvNil1 chromosome 3, mArvNil1.pat.X, whole genome shotgun sequence DNA segment encodes these proteins:
- the LOC117705908 gene encoding olfactory receptor 10G2, whose amino-acid sequence MRRNRNTSLDTVVTEFLLLGLAHPPTLRTFLFLVFFLIYILTQLGNLLILLTVWADPKLHARPMYILLGVLSFLDMWLSSVIVPRLILNFTPASKAIAFGGCVAQLYFFHFLGSTQCFLYTLMAYDRYLAICQPLRYPVLMNGKLCTILVAGAWVAGSIHGSIQTTLTFRLPYCGPNQIDYFICDIPAVLRLACADTTINELVTFVDIGVVAASCFMLILLSYANIVHAILKIRTADGRRRAFSTCGSHLTVVTVYYVPCIFIYLRAGSKSPLDGAVAVFYTVVTPLLNPLIYTLRNQEVKSALKRLRVGRGNVGGDK is encoded by the coding sequence atgagaagaaacagaaacacatcacTGGACACTGTGGTGACAGAGTTCCTTCTCCTGGGCTTGGCTCACCCCCCAACTCTAAGAACCTTCCTCTTCCTGGTCTTCTTCCTCATTTACATCCTCACACAGCTGGGGAACCTGCTCATTCTGCTCACTGTGTGGGCTGACCCCAAGCTGCATGCCCGCCCTATGTACATTCTTCTGGGTGTGCTCTCTTTCCTGGACATGTGGCTCTCCTCAGTCATTGTTCCTCGACTTATATTAAACTTCACTCCCGCCAGCAAGGCTATAGCATTTGGTGGCTGTGTAGCTCAACTATATTTTTTCCACTTCCTAGGCAGCACCCAGTGCTTCCTCTACACTTTGATGGCCTATGACAGGTACCTGGCAATATGCCAGCCTCTTCGCTACCCAGTGCTCATGAATGGGAAGTTATGCACAATCCTAGTGGCTGGAGCTTGGGTGGCTGGCTCCATCCATGGGTCTATTCAAACCACTCTGACCTTCCGATTACCATACTGTGGGCCCAACCAAATAGATTATTTTATCTGCGACATTCCTGCAGTGCTGAGACTGGCCTGTGCTGATACAACGATCAATGAACTGGTGACCTTTGTAGACATTGGGGTAGTGGCTGCCAGTTGCTTCATGCTGATTCTGCTCTCCTATGCCAACATAGTTCATGCCATCCTGAAGATACGCACTGCTGATGGCAGGAGACGTGCCTTCTCCACCTGTGGCTCCCACCTCACTGTGGTCACAGTCTACTATGTCCCCTGTATTTTCATCTACCTTCGAGCAGGATCCAAGAGTCCCTTGGATGGAGCAGTTGCTGTATTTTACACTGTTGTCACTCCATTACTGAATCCCCTCATCTACACCCTGAGGAACCAGGAAGTGAAGTCTGCCCTGAAGAGGCTAAGAGTAGGTAGAGGGAATGTGGGTGGAGATAAGTAG
- the Or4e2 gene encoding olfactory receptor 4E2, with translation MGALNQTRVTEFVFLGLTDNWVLEILFFIPFTATYALTLLGNILIVVTIVFTPRLHNPMYYFLSNLSFIDICHSSVTVPKMLEGLLLEKKTISFDNCIAQLFFLHLFACAEIFLLTIMAYDRYVAICIPLHYSSVMNMKVCVQLVFALWLGGTVHSLVQTLLTIRLPYCGPNIIDSYFCDVPPVIKLACTDTYLTGILIVSNSGTISLVCFLALVTSYTVILFSLRKQSAESRRKALSTCSAHFMVVALFFGPCIFIYTRPDTSFSIDKVVSVFYTVVTPLLNPLIYTLRNEEVKTAMKHLRQRRICS, from the coding sequence ATGGGAGCTCTAAATCAAACAAGAGTGACTGAATTTGTCTTCCTGGGCCTCACTGACAATTGGGTGTTGGAGATTCTGTTTTTCATACCATTTACAGCCACTTATGCATTAACACTTTTGGGGAACATCCTCATTGTTGTTACCATAGTCTTCACTCCACGTCTCCACAATCCCATGTACTACTTTCTGAGCAATCTGTCCTTCATTGACATCTGCCACTCATCTGTCACCGTGCCCAAGATGCTGGAGGGTttgcttttagaaaaaaagacCATTTCCTTTGACAATTGCATCGCACAGCTCTTCTTCCTACATCTCTTTGCTTGTGCTGAGATCTTTCTGCTGACGATTATGGCGTATGATCGTTACGTGGCTATCTGCATCCCACTGCATTACTCCAGTGTGATGAACATGAAGGTCTGTGTACAGCTTGTCTTTGCACTCTGGCTGGGGGGCACTGTTCATTCACTTGTGCAAACTTTGTTGACTATTCGTCTACCCTACTGTGGCCCGAACATTATCGATAGCTACTTCTGTGATGTACCTCCTGTCATCAAGCTGGCTTGCACAGATACATACCTTACAGGGATTCTGATCGTATCCAATAGTGGAACCATCTCCCTCGTATGTTTTCTAGCCTTGGTCACCTCCTACACAGTCATCCTGTTTTCTCTTCGAAAACAGTCAGCAGAAAGTCGTCGGAAAGCCCTGTCCACCTGCTCAGCCCACTTCATGGTGGTTGCCCTGTTCTTTGGGCCATGTATCTTCATCTACACTCGGCCAGATACCAGCTTCTCCATCGACAAGGTGGTATCAGTCTTCTACACAGTGGTCACCCCTTTGCTGAATCCTCTCATTTACACCTTGAGGAATGAGGAGGTGAAAACTGCCATGAAGCATCTCAGGCAGAGACGAATTTGCTCataa